A genomic segment from Triticum dicoccoides isolate Atlit2015 ecotype Zavitan chromosome 1A, WEW_v2.0, whole genome shotgun sequence encodes:
- the LOC119305439 gene encoding transcription repressor OFP8-like, producing the protein MPSPGGFSRRSGDSFLLPRPPPVTDVGCGCRTPRLLSSIYSSLMSRARGGGGRGTKPKSPHASSSSTATAFTSSTAGATTATTASSLDDSWGLATYATNMLYEDDPEARRQKQRTKTRTRRRRRQRNHGSGRRPERGVAMMARGEEVEEEEAAVAVEVESATPYEDFRESMVAMVVEKEMYAWEDLNALLHGFLSLNSPRNHPLILHAFADLWAPRGGLFCPPSPCLGL; encoded by the coding sequence ATGCCCTCGCCTGGTGGCTTCAGTCGGCGTAGCGGCGACAGTTTCCTGCTGCCCCGGCCGCCGCCGGTGACGGACGTGGGCTGCGGGTGCCGCACGCCGAGGCTTCTCAGTTCCATCTACTCGTCGCTCATGTCCCGGGCGCGCGGAGGGGGAGGCCGTGGCACCAAGCCCAAGTCGCCGCACGCGTCGTCCTCGTCCACCGCCACCGCCTTCACCTCCAGCACCGCGggcgccaccaccgccaccacggcGTCGTCCCTGGACGACTCGTGGGGCCTCGCGACCTACGCCACCAACATGCTCTACGAGGACGACCCGGAGGCGAGGCGCCAGAAGCAGAGGACCAAGACGAGGACGAGGAGGCGCAGGAGGCAGAGGAACCACGGTAGCGGCAGAAGGCCGGAGAGGGGCGTGGCGATGATGGCGCgcggggaggaggtggaggaggaggaggctgcggTGGCGGTGGAGGTGGAGTCGGCGACGCCGTACGAGGACTTCCGGGAGTCCATGGTGGCCATGGTGGTGGAGAAGGAGATGTACGCGTGGGAGGACCTCAACGCGCTCCTCCACGGCTTCCTCTCGCTCAACTCGCCGCGCAACCACCCGCTCATCCTCCACGCCTTCGCCGACCTCTGGGCGCCGCGCGGCGGCCTCTTCTGCCCTCCGTCACCGTGCCTAGGCCTCTAG
- the LOC119305542 gene encoding transcription repressor OFP13-like — MVKKQPLSSLFYPVNSANKDTPPSSPPTPTATPQAWMWPSCKNPTAHSFRSPSASAAAAVAAKNTASLFVDSSARMHHDCAASDSLSTESEASGAAAEDMADAIVRGLRSDRLRFEPRAPSSSILEKKPPPAPARGHEAAGATSFGGGVAVAFESVDPYRDFRSSMEEMMTAHGAGDWDWLEKMLGWYLRANGKGTHAAIVSAFVDLVVTTTASSSSGHSSFTLAGSDLESSSAGRNGSFRLR, encoded by the coding sequence ATGGTGAAGAAGCAACCATTGAGCTCGCTCTTCTACCCCGTCAACTCGGCCAACAAAGACACTCCGCCGTCGTCGCCTCCCACTCCGACGGCCACCCCACAGGCATGGATGTGGCCTTCCTGCAAGAACCCAACGGCTCATTCCTTCCGGTCCCCGTCCgcttctgcggcggcggcggtggcagccaAGAACACCGCATCCCTTTTCGTCGACTCCTCCGCCCGCATGCACCACGACTGTGCCGCCTCCGACAGCCTCTCCACGGAGTCCGAAGCCTCCGGCGCCGCGGCCGAGGACATGGCCGACGCCATAGTCCGCGGTCTCCGGTCCGACCGCCTCCGCTTCGAGCCCCGCGCGCCCTCTAGCTCCATCCTCGAGAAGAAGCCACCTCCAGCACCCGCGCGCGGCCATGAGGCTGCGGGGGCGACGTCGTtcggcggcggcgtcgcggtggcgtTCGAGTCCGTGGACCCGTACCGGGACTTCCGGTCGTCAATGGAGGAGATGATGACGGCGCACGGCGCGGGCGACTGGGACTGGCTGGAGAAGATGCTGGGGTGGTACCTCCGCGCCAACGGCAAAGGCACCCACGCCGCCATCGTCAGCGCGTTCGTCGACCTGGTCGTCACCACGACAGCCAGCTCCTCCTCCGGCCACTCCTCCTTCACGCTCGCCGGGAGCGACTTGGAGAGCAGTAGCGCCGGCCGCAATGGATCTTTCCGCCTGAGGTGA